The Streptococcus parasanguinis genomic sequence AAAGTGTTTATCAGACTGGTCAGGAGTTAGGTGTGAAGATGCCTATTCTGGAAGCAAATATGAAGGGCATTTCGATTTAGGAGGTTTTTATGATTCAACTCATTGTCAACGCATTTGTTGAAAAAGAAAAAACGGGAGCAGTCGTCGAAGTCTTGTATGCTAGTAGCGATCACGAAAAAGTGAAAGCGAAGTATGAAGAGCTAGTTGCACAATATCCTGATAACTATTTGGCTATCTATGATGCCCCGCTGGATACGGATTTGAATACACTAGATCACTACCCATCTGTGTGGATTGGGAAAGAAGAATTTGAATAAAGTGATTGTCAGTTGCTAACTGATGTGAAATATCAAAAGAATATCATCATAAAATATAGAATAGAATCAATATATAGACTACATATATAAAGTAGAGGCGGAATGCAAATGTAAGCTAGATTATATGATAGTGTTGAAAAAAGAACTGGAGTTTTTGAGTAAAAAAATGGATTATAGTTTAATAAAAAAAGATTTCAATGAGGATGTTTCAAAAATCAATGAAACAATGACCAATTTAGATATACAAGTTAATAATGTTTTAAACTATTTAAATTTACCGACTACGGATGTTGTGACCGAAGTACGTGAACGCGAATATGTTTATTCAAATTTACTATTTGTATTCGGCGCTTTAGAAGAAAAACCTCAAAATCAGCTATATTTATCTCGTTTTGTTCATGCATGCGCTGATGGATTATTTGATGCAGCATTAAATTATTTGTGGAATGCCACAGTAGAAGTTTTAAGGCAAAAAGTTATTGAGTATGATATAGTTTATTTTTATGATTTAGTTTATTCAGATGCAAAACTTAGAAAAAATTATAAAAATGAATCTGATATTACTAAAGTATCAGAGAGTGAGCTATTACAAGGTATTAAGCAAATGGACTTTATTAATGCTACAGAGTATCAACAGTTGTTACATATAAATTATATGAGAAACTGGAGTAGTGCCGCTCATCCAACTAGAGTTATTTTAGACGGACCAACTTTAATAAGCTATTTAAATCAATGCTTTAAGATAGTATTTAACATGAAAGTTTCTAGTTTTAGTTTACAGATTAGTACACTATTACGAGATATTAAGAGTAGAAGATTAGATGCAACTGAATTAAATACTAGAAGACAGATTATGACAGATTTACCTAGAGATAAAGCTAATGGTCTGATTCAAGGTTTTTTTGGGATATATACTGATGATATAGTGTCGCAAGATACGATGGAAAATATACATGAATTAGCGCCTACATTATGGACAGTAGTTGATGAGTCTGTAAAAACAAAAATAGGTTTAAATTACGCTCAGATAAAAATTAATGGAACAACACAGGAGTCTGAGAGAGCAGAAGCGTTTTTAGAAGTTGTAAAAGGCAAGGCTTATATACCAGATGTTTTTAGGGCGGCAGAAATAGATAGTATATTAGAAGAATTACAGAATGCACATAAATCAGGCGGGAATTTCTATAGTGAGCCAGTTGTCGTCCAACAATTAATTTTAGTTACTTCTAATATTGGAGTTGGGATTCCAAAGGAAGTAAAGTTTAAGTATGTAACTACGCTTGTAAATTGTTTTCTAACAAATGGTTTTGGAGAGGCTTGGAATGCTCAACCATACTATTTGGATTTAATTAATAAATTTACAAAAGAAGAAGCAGAACTGGCTTTATTATCATTTTTTGAAATAGAAATTAACCAGAAATTGAATTATTCTTTATGTATAACTAAATTTAAAGAAATGTTAGAAAAAATACGTTCTAAGTTTACT encodes the following:
- a CDS encoding phosphoribosylaminoimidazole carboxylase; translation: MIQLIVNAFVEKEKTGAVVEVLYASSDHEKVKAKYEELVAQYPDNYLAIYDAPLDTDLNTLDHYPSVWIGKEEFE